DNA from Centroberyx gerrardi isolate f3 chromosome 20, fCenGer3.hap1.cur.20231027, whole genome shotgun sequence:
CCTATCATCATCAACATGTTACAAAAagactttccatcatatcaaagCAGAATGCATTACAGTGATTAGTTGGATTAATCTGGTATGATTTCATCTGGTCTGGTGTGGCTTTGACTGCACTCAGATCGTCTATAATCCATCTTCCTTTTACTTCCTTGACCTTTGCACGCAAAAGCCTAGCAGATTGGGGAAAGTGAACTAAAAGAGTTGCAGTTTAACTGAAGGCAGCCCTAAACGCCCTGGGTTAAATTCCAATATGGGATCGGTCCTGCGTCCTACTACACGCTGGATGGATATAGTTTCCTGGAGAACCTGCCCACGGAGCAAGACTCAGCACTCAAAACACAAATTTTGATGTCTTGAATCCTGTATAACTCCAAAAAAACCACTTATTTGCTACTGAGAAGATGCAGAAGCTCTCAGCAGTTCTCATATTCCCAGTGTAGCGCCCTTGACTAGCCGATTTAAATTTATCCGTGGCTTCCTTGGCCGACCGAGACATGATTCCCTTCACAAGTCTGGATATCTCAACTTAAACAtttcctcctcactcctcacctGCTCATTAGCTCCCTCAACTCCCTTCTGTTCTccgctctctcttttccacatTCATCTCACttatcacatgcatgcacacacacaggtatacacacacacatacacccatgcacacacacacacacacacacacaacccatatGTGTGCTACGCTAGTCAGAACATCACTAACGGTTATGGAGTAAAAAAATGCCACAGCACTGaacccctctcctctgtctccatcacTGTCCCTCGCTTTGTcattctcccttcctttcctctgtctctaccgcctcctcctcctcctcctcctcctcctctctgtggtGATGGCTGAGGACGGCGTAGCGGCCGGAGGCGTCCAGCAGGCCACACTGATCCCTGAATAGTCTGCTTTCCTCTGGTAGATCTGAAGAGAAAGGGATTCAGAGACAAAAGTGTAGCCTAGAGCCTGTGTGCATCTGAGATAGAAGAATTGACAGGGAGGGATATGACAGAATGTGAGAgactgtctgtttgtgtctggtAGATTGATGATATTTGGACGTCTCCATCCACTACCCACCTGTAGCTGAGGCTGTGCGGCggctctcctccaccccctcctccccctcctccccggaAGAGGgctcctctttctccacagAGCCACAGGAGCCCTTGCCAAGGGTCGGCAGGTGGGCCTGGGCCATCCTCTGGACAGCTGGCAGGACATGGTCAATGATTTAAAATTCCTAAACTCttaacattacaagcagcagcAGTGCCACAGAGGTTAAAAAATACGTATGTGTAACCAAACTGTCcatgtatgatagagaagtgataggtgaagaaataaaagctagggagaaaaaagatgttttttaattggcaatgaaaaataaagtagGAGAATATATaaagctgtgtatgtgtgtgtgtgtgtgtgtgtgtgtgtgtgtgtttcctatctAAGTGATGTAGATGTTTGTATTGTAGGTCAACATGTGTAAGCATATTGCCATATTATAGCATATAATtacgtgtttgtgtatgtttgtatttgtgtgtgggtatgaGCGTGTTTGAGtttaggtgagagagagagagagagagagagagagagagagagagagagagagagagagtgtgtgtgtgtgtgttgtgaccaTGCTGCAGCTGTGTGCCCGTTTTATAATCCAGGATGATCCAGAACAGACTCACAGCTGTCTCTGCCCCTAATctcaccatacacacacattcacacacacacagatgtgctcacacacacatagacacattacacacacacatacacacacacacatacacctctcACCACAGATTTTTGGATACACATGTACTCCAAACGGATATAGACCACATGGTGATGGCCATGGCAGAATTAGGTCTCCCaaattctttcattttctgtcatttgttacgtaaatgaaaacacatatacgcacacacacacacacatacacacacacacacacacacacacacacacacacacacacacacacaccaaagacaTGTACCTTTGAGTGAGGGTGGCTGGTAGACTGACGTGTTAACCAGTTTGGCCTTCAAGGCTCCGTTTTCCCCTAAAACCCACTGCAGAGGACAAAGATACAATTTATGGTTCAAAAATAGAGGAATTTTTGTAGCACCATATTACCGTAATGGAGTTCATCACAATCCACAGTCTCAGATAAATTAGTAAAAGCTATCACTTGATGATTTTATGTTATTTGTGAATTGTTAGCTAGTAGTATACTAGCCAGTAGTAAATTAACCGTATATGATCACAATACTGTAAGACACAAGattcaaaattcaaactttATTGCCAAAGCAACCACAAGTTGGAATGTTTCTTgaaacatgtcttgtggctgcattgcattctggtctattgagactgctgttggtggagaaattggtctctctgtctcttctacaatggatttctccctgtgtgatgaAGAAgctctcgctctttgattctgagggactgacactgaaacctgacgtttaccgctgatgttttagatcgctgaacatttttctgctgttaaactccattgtagctgcactgcaaATATCCCTACGTGACGTCATGTTGTCTGTATTTGGCTagttatctgcaggaataacaacaaaatgggcccagaaatgcaaggtacattgccaatagctgttttgtgacagtgttaaagtgatttttttctttccgtTCCTAATAGAGCACACAAGGTGACCGACCTGGTGAGGGCCGCCTTCTTCCTCTGGCGACGGCGGGTCTGTCAGTCTGAAGAGTGTGGCTGGTGTAGGCCTCCGCCGTCGAATCttagcaagagagagagagagagagaaagcctcaAATATCAAaccacaatgtgtgtgtattttgtatttgtgtgtggtgtgtatcaCAAGATCACAAGCAGCCCTATTTATAAAGCCTACAAATAACGTGTGAATGGCTACTAAATACTATGCCGCTGCTGTTTATAGTGTTTGTGTGGAATCAGGGGTGGATCGGAGGAGTGTTAACGTTAATATATGTTCACACCTCTATAACTGTGAATTTTTAGGGAATAGTGCATTGCATTATGTAAAATAACACAACACAGGGTGAACATACATGTAACCCTGAAACCCTGTACTGAATTTCTGATAATAATGAAAAAGATGGCAGTGCTGCATTTCTCATCAGCCTCTTGGCGCTGCCTTTTGGTCCTCAATAAGACCTTATGATTTGCAGAGGACAATGCTATGAGAAAAGGCATCGTTATGTAACAACATTCAAAGATTAGGTGTCCAGATTGTTCCCAAGTCAGGATTACATCTCGCCATAAATGACTTCCTGGTTTATGAATGTTATCAGCAGAGAGATGGCTGGATTCCTTTTCGTATTTTCTTACTATTTTACTCCATTTTCTTATCATCACTTGGCGGTATTCATTTTGCTTTTTCAACCCTGCTGTCTAATCTGTTATTTCACCAACAGATGCATGTCTTCTTGTACTAAAACCCTCTTCGACAATCTTACAACATACTGTAGAACAATTGCTCTCTCGCCTTTACTGATTGGTGTTGGGAGGTGGTTGGCCTCCTGTCACTGCTGATGGTGTGCGTTATATTGTATGTCGGTGTGTTGTTAGATTGTTGTGCTGCAAGACAGATTTGTTGCTGTCCAAATAACCCTAATCTTTCTTTTCTTAATATTGCCGTAAAAGATGGTGATGTGTTTGACACCTGTGTCAAAAACATCATGCTCTGACTATATTCATAGTCACATTAAGATTGTTCTACTAGTGTGCATGTCAGTAGCATCCACCCTCTTGTTTCCTATTATGGAAAATCACAGTCACAGTGTCTAGTTGTATCTTTCAAAATGGCAAAGGGGGTGGAAAGCAGTCATAACCAAGGGTTTtataattgggcagtgtgaatttaaacaaaccaaatacaaaaacgcaacaaagtaaacttttcaatATGGTTCGGACcaatgaaaacaaactgtaggcaTGATCGCACTATAGTTATATTGTCCTTGCACTTGTTTTTGCACTCTAGCTgcatttaactttattttttaccttGACTGTCCTTTAAATCTTCTCAGGCTCAGGATTGCAACCCCTCACATTTGTTCTTTACTCCTCATTAGGCTGCTTGCaattattctactgttgcacttattaAGTCACTCCGGATATGAGCATAAGCTAAATGCTTTAATTGCAGTTGTAGTTTTACTCTGTAACTGAAGCACTGGGCAACAAGATTTTAATTGCCCCAGCTCAGAGGTGAAGTAAATTTGACTTAATAAGGTGGTTTCCATACAGGGAGCATAAAGCCTTCGGGGAGTCAACCTGAAAATGGAGAGGGGAGCTGGCAGCCATAAGAAAGAAAAACCTTAACAAACTGCTAGCAAATATCCAGACAgcactcctcctccacacaaTAACCCTCTGTGATATTTTACTAGTAATTACAGATGGATTAAACTGTCCCAACAAACCCTTTTCATCTTCACCAGCAACAGCACTTAGTTCAGTTTAAGTGATGTAAAGCCATCAATGTATATCTGTGCGTAACTCTCATTGAGGCATGGAGTTTACTGGGTATCCAGTGATTGGGATCACCAGTCATCCGGGTGGCACGGCTGCCTGGTGATGTCGGGATGGACGGAAGCCGAGGGGACAGATTAGTCGAACCCGTGCGTCACAGTGAACTGGTAGCCTGATTTCACCGCTCAGGTCACAAACCGCTGGCTCAAAAACAAATATCCCACATCTGCATGCCTGTTACAgttattacatttcaaatgaTATGAATACTCACAGCTGCGTCAGTTATGTCACTGCTAATATCTGAGTGATCATTTGTAAAAGCGAATgtcaaaaacaagaaaacaagaaaactgGTGCTAAATTTAGACATTTTCATGTTGTAAACAAAGCTGACATTGACAGCAATAACCTCCATGTGAGTTCATAAACCATCACACTCTGACATCAGCAGCCCTGCAGCCAATATTCAGGCTTTCCACCACCTCACCCTTGTTACTGACAACAGCCAGCAGACTAAATTGCTTCTTTAGGAATACAAACACAAAGTAATATTGTCAGGATCCACACAAcagtatttacatttacattttaatttaatatatGCACAGAAACATGATTTTAAGATTAGGTTTTCAAAGGAAAGCAAGGGAGTGGTGGCTGTGAATATTGGCTGAGGAATATCAGTGGCTGACTGTTTCTAAACTAACATGGTTGCATGgtgctaaaaataaaaatgttcttaCCACGAAGCCCTTTCAGTGGCAGAGAAAAAACTGGTATGACAACAGAGATGTTATTCCCAtttattttgatgattttgcTAAGTTCAAACTATACTGACATTTGATTACTCATAAAAAGGCGAGGCTGTAACCACTTCCTGGATAACAATGGGTGAATagtgtgaaagcattttgaAATACACAATTGATTTAGCTCTGTTTCTATTTTATGAAGTGTT
Protein-coding regions in this window:
- the LOC139923884 gene encoding protein phosphatase 1 regulatory subunit 1B-like, which encodes MDPLLPAETDVVERETAQETRRIQFSVPSSVPTQLDPRQVEMIRRRRPTPATLFRLTDPPSPEEEGGPHQWVLGENGALKAKLVNTSVYQPPSLKAVQRMAQAHLPTLGKGSCGSVEKEEPSSGEEGEEGVEESRRTASATDLPEESRLFRDQFSRKLYPSSV